ACGATCAAGCTCGACGGCTTTGCCACCCTCTACCAGGACAAGCTAGAATCGCTGAAATCGATTTATAAGGGTGTCGAGGACGAGGACCGCATGGTCGGCTTCCTGCCGCACTGCACCTTCAATCTGAACGCCCGCGCCGCCTCGATCGACACGCCGTTGCACGGTTTCGTGCCTTTCACCCATGTCGACCACATGCATCCCGACGCGATCATCGCGATCGCTGCTTCGAAGAATTCCCGGGAATTGACCAAGCAGATCTTCGGCGACGAGATCGGGTGGCTGCCCTGGCGTCGCCCGGGCTTTCAGCTCGGCCTCGATCTCGAAGCCTTCGTCAAGGCGAACCCGAATGCCAAGGGCGTCGTGCTCGAAAGCCATGGCCTGTTCACCTGGGCGAATGAGGCCAAGGCCTGTTACGAGCTGACGCTCGATATCATCAACAAGGCGATCGAATGGTTTGCCGGCCAGACCGAGGGCAAGACGATCTTCGGCGGTGCCGCCGTGCAAAGCCTGCCCGTTGCCGAACGCCGCGCCATCGCCGCCCGGCTGATGCCTGAGATCCGCGGCCGCATCGGCAAGCAGGAACGCAAGCTCGGCCATTTCGATGATCAGGATGCGGTTCTGGAATTCGTCAATTCGAAGAACCTGCGCCCGCTCGGGGCGCTCGGCACCAGCTGCCCCGACCATTTCCTGCGCACCAAGATCCGGCCGCTGATCGTCGAATTCGATCCCGCCAGGCCGGATGTCGATGCAATCGTCGCCGGTCTCGACAAGGCGCTGGAAGATTACCGCGCCGATTACGCCCGCTATTACAACGACTGCAAGCATGACAATTCGCCCGCCATGCGCGACGCCAATCCCGTCATCTTCCTCGTTCCTGGCGTCGGCATGTTGTCCTTCGCCCGCGACAAGGCGACGGCCCGAATTGCCAGCGAATTCTACGTCAACGCCATCAACGTCATGCGCGGCGCCTCCACGGTCTCGGAGTATCAGGGCCTGCCGGAGCAGGAGGCCTTCGACATCGAATACTGGCTGCTCGAAGAGGCCAAGCTGCAGCGTATGCCGAAGCCGAAGAGCCTTGCCGGGCGGGTGGCTTTCGTCACCGGCGGCGCCGGCGGAATCGGCCGCGCGACGGCCGCGCGCCTCGTCGGCGAGGGCGCATGCGTCGTGCTTGCCGACATCGACCAGGCGGCGCTCGAATCGACTGAGGCCGATTTCGTCAAGAAATATGGCGCCGATTCCGTGCGCAGCCTCCGGCTCGATGTCACCAAGGAAGATGCGGTGATCGCCTCCTTCGCGGAAGCCTCAGTCGAATTCGGCGGCGTCGACATCCTTGTCTCGAATGCCGGCATTGCCTCGTCCGCGCCGATCGAAGCGACCGAGCTTGCGACCTGGAACCGCAATATCGATATTCTGGCGACCGGCTATTTCCTGGTTTCGCGCGAGGCTTTCCGGCTGTTCCGCCGTCAGGCGCTCGGCGGCAACATCGTCTTCGTCGCCTCCAAGAACGGCCTCGCCGCTTCGCCGAATGCCTCTGCCTATTGCACGGCAAAGGCCGCCGAAATCCATCTTGCCCGCTGCCTGGCGCTGGAAGGCGCGGATGCCGGCATCCGCGTCAACACCGTCAACCCGGATGCGGTGCTGCGCGGTTCGAAGATCTGGAGCGGCGAATGGCGCGAGCAGCGCGCCGCCTCCTCGAAGATCGAGGTGGACGAACTCGAGGAACATTACCGCAAGCGTTCGATGCTGAAGCTCAACGTGTTTCCGGAAGATATCGCCGAGGCGATCTATTTCTTGGCTTCGGATCTTTCGGCAAAATCGACCGGCAACATCATCAACGTCGATGCCGGCAACGTGCAGAGCTTTACGCGGTAATTTTTGATTGGCGGCGGATGTGTCTGCCCCTCACCCTAACCCTCTCCCCCCCGTCATGACGGGAGAGGGACTTGCCCAGCGAAATGTTGGAGTGGGAGGAAGACGGTGCGGCACATCCACCTTCTCCCCGTCTGAACGGGGAGAAGGTGCCGGCAGGCGGATGAGGGGCGGCCCCACGGCGGTCCCAATTTAGAAATTGCATCAGTGGGAGGAAAGAATGGCCGAGTTCAGGATCGCGCAGGATCTCATCGCGACAGAAAACGACAAGCGGGCTGCGGCCTTGAAAGCCGAATATGAGGCATTGGGCGCGACGCTTGCGCGCCGTGGCGTCGACATCGAAGCGATCACCCGCAAGGTTTCCGAATTCTTCGTCGCTGTTCCCTCCTGGGGCGTGGGCACCGGCGGCACGCGTTTTGCCCGTTTCCCCGGCACGGGCGAGCCGCGCGGCATCTTCGACAAGCTCGACGACTGCGCCGTCATCAACCAGCTGACGCAGGCGACGCCGAATGTCTCGCTGCATATTCCCTGGGACAAGGCGGATGCCAAGGAATTGAAGGCCAAGGGCGATGCGCTCGGCCTCGGTTTCGATGCGATGAATTCGAACACCTTTTCCGATGCCCCGGGGCAGGCTCATTCCTACAAATACGGCTCTCTCAGCCACACCGACGCGGCAACACGCGCGCAGGCGGTCGAGCACAATCTCGAATGCATCGAGATCGGCAAGGCAATCGGCTCCAAGGCTTTGACAGTCTGGATCGGCGACGGTTCGAACTTCCCCGGCCAGAGCAATTTCACCAGGGCCTTCGAGCGTTACCTCGCCTCGATGGCTGACATTTACAAGGCGCTGCCCGACGATTGGAAGCTCTTCACCGAGCACAAGATGTACGAGCCTGCCTTCTATTCGACAATCGTGCAGGATTGGGGCACCAACTACTTGATTGCCCAGACGCTCGGCCCCAAGGCCCATTGCCTCGTCGATCTCGGCCATCATGCGCCGAACACCAATATCGAGATGATCGTCGCTCGCCTGATCCAGTTCGGCAAGCTCGGCGGTTTCCATTTCAACGATTCGAAATATGGCGATGACGATCTCGATGCCGGCGTGATCGATCCCTACCGGCTGTTCCTCGTCTTCAATGAGCTAGTCGATGCCGAGCAGCGCGGCGTCAACGACTTCAACCCCGCCCACATGATCGACCAGTCGCACAATGTCACCGATCCGATCGAGAGCCTGATCAACAGCGCCAACGAAATCCGCCGCGCCTATGCGCAGGCGCTGATCGTCGACCGCAAGGCGCTCGAGGGCTATCAGCAGGACAATGACGCGCTGATGGCGTCGGAAACGCTGAAGCGGGCCTATCGCGCTGATGTCGAGCCGATCCTCGCCGAAGCCCGGCGCAGGGCCGGCGGCGCGATCGATCCGGTCGCCGCCTACCGCGCCAGCGGCTACCGCAAAAAGGTGGCCGCCGAGCGTCCGGCGTCCGTTGCCGGCGGCGGCGGCATCATCTGAGCTGCCGGGCTGAATAAAGTGTGGTCGCCGGCAGCGCGGGGTGAAACGCTGCCGGCAATCGCCGCTCATGGTTTCCAGGCGCCGGCGATCTGACGGGTTGCGATGTTCAACCGGTTCCAGACATTGATATTGGCGATAGCGATGACGAGAGCCGCAAGGCTCCGGCCGTCATAGTGCCGAGTTGCCTCGTCCCAGATCTGGTCAGGCACGGGGTCGGCGCGGTCGCTGGTGCGGGTCACCGCCTCGGTCAAGGCGAGGGCGGCGCGTTCAGCCTCGCTATAATAGGGGGCGTCGCGCCAGCCAGCGACGGCAAAGAGCCGCTCATCCGTTTCGCCGTGTTTGCGGGCAACGCGCCAATGACCATCAATGCAAACGCTGCAGCCGTTGATCTGGCTGGCGCGCAGATTGACGAGTTCGAGCAGCTTTGGCGAAAGGCCTGTTTCGGTCGGCACCTTGCTGAGTGCATTGAGCGCCTGCATGGCTTCTGGAAGCACGAGGGCGGGATTTCCCATTCTCTCCTGCATGATATGTCTCCTTGATACGTTTAGGGTGCGACGATCCGCCGGTGCTGTCACACCGGCCCGGTTTCATTCGTCATTGATTTGACGGAACGCAGCGGAGGAATGTGACAGATGAACGAGAATAACTGGCTGGCCGATCAATTCGAGGCGAATCGGGCGCATCTGAAGGCGGCCGCCTATCGCATGCTCGGCTCGCGCAGCGAGGCTGAAGACGCCGTTCAGGAGGCCTGGCTGCGGCTCACCCGCGTGGATAGGACCGACGTCGGCAATCTCGGCGGCTGGCTGACGACGGTGGTGGCGCGCATCTGCCTCGATATGCTGCGTGCCCGCAAGACCCGACGCGAGGAGCCCCTGGAGACATCAGTCCATGCAGCGATCGCCGATCCGGCCAAGGATCCGGAACGCGACGCCGCCTTCGCCGATTCGGTGGGCGTGGCGTTGCTCGTCGTGTTGCAGACGCTGGCGCCGGCCGAACGGGTTGCCTTCGTGCTGCACGACATGTTCGATCTTCCCTTCGACGAAATCGCGCCGATTATCGGCCGGTCATCCGCCGCCGCCCGTCAGCTCGCGAGCCGTGCCCGCCGCCGGGTGCAGGGCGGGGACGAGACGCCGGATGTCGATCTCGGCCGCAAGCGAACGATTGCGGAGGACTTTCTGAGGGCTTCGCGCAACGGCGATCTGCAGGCGCTGATTGCCGTGCTCGCCCCCGATGTCGTGTTTCGGCTGGATGCGACGGCGGCGCGTTTCGGCGCCTTCGGCGAAAGGCGCGGCGCATCCGAAGTGGCGAAATTGTTCAAGGGCCGGGCGCAGGCGGCAGAAATCGCCATCGTCGATGGCGAGCTTGGCTTCGTCGTGCGCATCGCGGGTCAGACCCGCGTCGTGGTGGCGTTTACTTTCGCCGACGACAGGATTGCAGCAATCGAAGCCATCGCCGATCCCGACCATCTCGAACAGCTTGAATACTCAATCCTGCGGGATTGAAATCGCTGCCAAAATTTCTCGCTGCTTGACGGCGAGCGCGGTTCAGAGCCAGCGCGCTGCCGCCGTTGCCGTGCGGCTAGCAGTGCTTCATTTCCCTTGACAGCAGTCTCGTCGGCTTTATTCTATTATAAGGATTTATATCGCATAACTATGGAATTTACGAGAATATGATCATGTCGGCCGGCCGGACGAATAAGCCGCTTCTCCTCACCAATGTCAGGCCGATGGCCTTCGGTGCGGGCGCATCCGAGGGGGCGATCGACATTCTCGTCAATGCCGACGGCCGCATCGCCCGGATCGGTCCGTCGCTTCCGGCCTCTGAAGATGTGGCACGCATCGACGGCAAGGGTGCCTTCATTTCGCCGGGCTGGGTCGATCTGCACGTACACATCTGGCATGGCGGCACCGATATCTCCATCCGCCCCTCCGAATGCGGTGTCGAGCGCGGCGTCACCACCCTAGTCGA
Above is a window of Rhizobium etli CFN 42 DNA encoding:
- a CDS encoding bifunctional rhamnulose-1-phosphate aldolase/short-chain dehydrogenase → MAANVRLLENRWDDGYAAGLDEPGKLLYRSNLLGADKRITNYGGGNTSAKVMETDPLDGSKVKVLWVKGSGGDVGTIKLDGFATLYQDKLESLKSIYKGVEDEDRMVGFLPHCTFNLNARAASIDTPLHGFVPFTHVDHMHPDAIIAIAASKNSRELTKQIFGDEIGWLPWRRPGFQLGLDLEAFVKANPNAKGVVLESHGLFTWANEAKACYELTLDIINKAIEWFAGQTEGKTIFGGAAVQSLPVAERRAIAARLMPEIRGRIGKQERKLGHFDDQDAVLEFVNSKNLRPLGALGTSCPDHFLRTKIRPLIVEFDPARPDVDAIVAGLDKALEDYRADYARYYNDCKHDNSPAMRDANPVIFLVPGVGMLSFARDKATARIASEFYVNAINVMRGASTVSEYQGLPEQEAFDIEYWLLEEAKLQRMPKPKSLAGRVAFVTGGAGGIGRATAARLVGEGACVVLADIDQAALESTEADFVKKYGADSVRSLRLDVTKEDAVIASFAEASVEFGGVDILVSNAGIASSAPIEATELATWNRNIDILATGYFLVSREAFRLFRRQALGGNIVFVASKNGLAASPNASAYCTAKAAEIHLARCLALEGADAGIRVNTVNPDAVLRGSKIWSGEWREQRAASSKIEVDELEEHYRKRSMLKLNVFPEDIAEAIYFLASDLSAKSTGNIINVDAGNVQSFTR
- the rhaI gene encoding L-rhamnose catabolism isomerase — protein: MAEFRIAQDLIATENDKRAAALKAEYEALGATLARRGVDIEAITRKVSEFFVAVPSWGVGTGGTRFARFPGTGEPRGIFDKLDDCAVINQLTQATPNVSLHIPWDKADAKELKAKGDALGLGFDAMNSNTFSDAPGQAHSYKYGSLSHTDAATRAQAVEHNLECIEIGKAIGSKALTVWIGDGSNFPGQSNFTRAFERYLASMADIYKALPDDWKLFTEHKMYEPAFYSTIVQDWGTNYLIAQTLGPKAHCLVDLGHHAPNTNIEMIVARLIQFGKLGGFHFNDSKYGDDDLDAGVIDPYRLFLVFNELVDAEQRGVNDFNPAHMIDQSHNVTDPIESLINSANEIRRAYAQALIVDRKALEGYQQDNDALMASETLKRAYRADVEPILAEARRRAGGAIDPVAAYRASGYRKKVAAERPASVAGGGGII
- a CDS encoding carboxymuconolactone decarboxylase family protein, whose protein sequence is MQERMGNPALVLPEAMQALNALSKVPTETGLSPKLLELVNLRASQINGCSVCIDGHWRVARKHGETDERLFAVAGWRDAPYYSEAERAALALTEAVTRTSDRADPVPDQIWDEATRHYDGRSLAALVIAIANINVWNRLNIATRQIAGAWKP
- a CDS encoding sigma-70 family RNA polymerase sigma factor, which gives rise to MNENNWLADQFEANRAHLKAAAYRMLGSRSEAEDAVQEAWLRLTRVDRTDVGNLGGWLTTVVARICLDMLRARKTRREEPLETSVHAAIADPAKDPERDAAFADSVGVALLVVLQTLAPAERVAFVLHDMFDLPFDEIAPIIGRSSAAARQLASRARRRVQGGDETPDVDLGRKRTIAEDFLRASRNGDLQALIAVLAPDVVFRLDATAARFGAFGERRGASEVAKLFKGRAQAAEIAIVDGELGFVVRIAGQTRVVVAFTFADDRIAAIEAIADPDHLEQLEYSILRD